In Nakamurella antarctica, the following are encoded in one genomic region:
- a CDS encoding DUF1345 domain-containing protein, with translation MAPTSGAHGEPRHSSFGYSTSTLQRLLACASFGVVGGLTVGLLSRWQYGLLSGWMVGAAAFILWTWLTLWPLDAEATSDHALREDPGRAKLDVVVVAASVASLGAVGILLAEQQTSGSDIAIGVISVALAWALVHTVYATRYAAIYYSDTPGGIDFNEKDPPQYSDFAYLSFTIGMTYQVSDTAFNTKAIRATALRHALLSFVFGAIILATTINLVASVIK, from the coding sequence GTGGCCCCCACCTCCGGCGCGCACGGTGAGCCGCGTCATTCGTCATTTGGCTATTCGACGTCGACGCTGCAACGGCTGTTGGCCTGTGCGAGCTTTGGGGTGGTAGGGGGACTAACAGTGGGGCTGCTGTCCCGGTGGCAGTACGGGTTGCTCTCGGGATGGATGGTGGGCGCCGCCGCGTTCATTCTGTGGACCTGGCTGACGCTGTGGCCGTTGGACGCCGAGGCTACCTCCGACCACGCGCTGCGGGAAGATCCAGGCCGCGCCAAGCTCGACGTCGTGGTGGTCGCCGCGTCGGTGGCAAGCCTCGGTGCGGTGGGAATCCTCTTGGCAGAGCAACAGACCAGCGGATCCGACATTGCGATCGGGGTGATCAGCGTCGCCCTCGCGTGGGCCTTGGTGCACACCGTCTACGCCACCAGATACGCGGCGATCTATTACAGCGATACGCCCGGGGGCATCGACTTCAACGAGAAGGATCCTCCGCAGTACAGCGACTTCGCGTACCTTTCGTTCACCATCGGTATGACCTACCAAGTGTCGGACACCGCGTTCAACACCAAAGCAATCCGGGCCACCGCGCTGCGACATGCGTTGCTGTCGTTTGTGTTCGGCGCCATTATTTTGGCCACGACGATCAACCTTGTCGCGAGCGTCATTAAGTAG
- a CDS encoding Hsp20/alpha crystallin family protein: protein MLMRTEPYRELDRLTQQVFGTFGTLARPSAMPMDAWKDGHEFVVEMDLPGVDPASIDLDVERNVLTVKAERKPLQEREFVASERPRGLFSRQLILGDTLDIDNVKAGYDAGVLTLRIPVAEKAKPRKIQIRQASEHTSQRQLVDA, encoded by the coding sequence ATGCTGATGCGCACTGAACCGTACCGCGAACTCGACCGGCTGACCCAGCAGGTCTTCGGTACGTTCGGCACTCTGGCCCGCCCGTCGGCAATGCCGATGGATGCGTGGAAAGATGGCCACGAATTCGTCGTGGAAATGGACCTGCCCGGAGTGGATCCGGCCTCGATTGACTTGGATGTTGAGCGCAACGTTCTGACTGTGAAGGCTGAACGCAAGCCGCTGCAGGAGCGGGAGTTCGTCGCTTCGGAGCGACCGCGAGGTTTGTTTAGTCGGCAGTTGATCTTGGGCGACACGCTGGACATCGACAACGTCAAAGCGGGTTATGACGCTGGGGTTCTGACCCTGCGGATTCCGGTCGCGGAAAAGGCGAAGCCTCGGAAGATCCAGATCCGCCAGGCCAGCGAGCACACCAGCCAGCGACAACTCGTGGACGCCTGA
- the crcB gene encoding fluoride efflux transporter CrcB: MSSPHSPAALPAPTVAQAVAAVAAGGVIGAWLRYTVATAAPIAAGSFDWTTFAINVLGSFALGALISYLTQRRFRHPLWRPFLGTGLLGGFTTFSTYAVEAQSLLRVGHAVTAVLYLAGTLACAVVAALLGIALMRRALRA; encoded by the coding sequence GTGAGCAGTCCGCACTCCCCCGCCGCACTCCCTGCCCCCACCGTCGCGCAAGCCGTCGCAGCGGTAGCAGCCGGCGGCGTAATAGGGGCCTGGCTGCGGTACACGGTCGCCACCGCCGCGCCGATTGCGGCGGGCAGTTTTGACTGGACCACGTTCGCCATCAATGTGCTGGGCTCGTTCGCCTTGGGCGCCCTCATTAGCTATCTCACGCAGCGACGTTTTCGGCATCCACTCTGGCGCCCGTTTCTCGGCACGGGACTGCTCGGCGGTTTCACGACGTTCTCCACCTACGCAGTCGAGGCGCAATCGCTGCTGCGCGTCGGGCATGCCGTAACAGCTGTCCTTTACCTGGCGGGAACGTTGGCGTGCGCTGTAGTCGCGGCGCTGCTCGGGATCGCATTGATGCGCAGGGCACTGCGCGCATGA
- a CDS encoding MerR family transcriptional regulator encodes MTPYEALDPTRGLYGISVAAELTGLGVQNIRQYEKRGLLTPGRTGGGTRLYSPDDVVRLQRIGQLLVAGLNLAGIALVLDLEAVNADLRTQLRP; translated from the coding sequence ATGACGCCGTACGAGGCTCTCGATCCCACTCGGGGTCTTTACGGAATCTCCGTCGCAGCAGAACTCACAGGCCTCGGAGTGCAAAACATCCGCCAGTACGAGAAACGCGGACTTCTCACACCCGGCCGCACTGGCGGAGGCACCCGGCTCTATTCGCCCGACGACGTAGTCCGACTGCAGCGAATAGGTCAGCTGCTCGTAGCCGGTCTCAATCTCGCCGGAATAGCTCTCGTCCTGGACCTGGAAGCGGTCAACGCGGACTTACGCACCCAACTGCGCCCATAG
- the crcB gene encoding fluoride efflux transporter CrcB — MTAYLWVALGAAVGAPTRYLTDRWMRNFFPGRVPVGTLLVNIVGSFILGAVLAGPANPTVTLLAGTGFCGALTTYSTFALENAELLATRQQRMAVMYALVTVVAGLGAAFAGYGAFA; from the coding sequence ATGACGGCCTACTTGTGGGTAGCGCTAGGTGCGGCAGTCGGCGCTCCCACGCGGTATTTGACCGACCGCTGGATGCGCAACTTCTTCCCCGGCCGGGTCCCCGTGGGCACGCTTCTCGTCAATATCGTAGGCAGCTTCATCCTTGGCGCAGTTCTTGCTGGGCCTGCTAACCCCACTGTGACGCTGTTGGCTGGCACCGGATTCTGCGGCGCCCTCACCACCTACTCCACCTTCGCACTGGAAAACGCCGAGCTACTAGCTACCCGCCAGCAACGGATGGCCGTCATGTATGCACTGGTCACCGTCGTCGCTGGCCTCGGCGCCGCTTTCGCCGGATACGGTGCATTTGCCTAG
- a CDS encoding DUF5318 family protein, with protein MPTQRGVVDYALRRRSVLSAVTSGRTAVKEVCDADPYLVRAAKFHGVATDQPCPLCRKETVTNVYWVYGDELAHAAGTARDPAELTRMAGEYSEFSVYMVEICLTCSWNHLVQSFVLGHEGQRTPKRRSGSVK; from the coding sequence CTGCCAACCCAACGGGGGGTTGTGGATTACGCCCTGCGGCGCCGGTCCGTCCTGTCTGCGGTGACAAGCGGACGTACGGCCGTCAAAGAAGTGTGCGATGCAGACCCCTATCTCGTTCGGGCCGCCAAATTCCACGGTGTGGCGACCGACCAGCCGTGCCCGTTGTGCCGCAAAGAGACAGTGACAAACGTGTACTGGGTGTACGGCGACGAGTTGGCCCACGCGGCCGGGACCGCGCGCGACCCAGCAGAATTGACTCGGATGGCGGGGGAGTACTCGGAGTTCAGCGTCTACATGGTGGAAATCTGCCTCACGTGCTCGTGGAATCACCTCGTGCAGTCGTTCGTGCTGGGTCATGAGGGCCAGCGCACCCCGAAACGGCGCAGCGGGTCAGTGAAGTAG